In a single window of the Nocardioides sp. L-11A genome:
- a CDS encoding glycine C-acetyltransferase has translation MYQNFRNHLTAELDGIEQAGLTKRERGIRGPQKAEIVADGAEVLNFCANNYLGLADDPRLLDAARGALDTWGYGMASVRFICGTQEQHLELERRLSDFLGTDDTILYSSCFDANGGVFETLFGPEDAIISDALNHASIIDGIRLSKARRLRYANRDMADLEEQLKAAADARFRVVVTDGVFSMDGYLAPLREICDLAERYDALVFVDDSHAVGFIGAGGRGTPELCGVADRVDIYTGTFGKALGGASGGYVASHREIVALLRQRSRPYLFSNTLAPAIVAGTLRALDLVEGSGELRERLRANARLFRELMAAEGFDLLPGEHPIVPVMFGDAALTARIADEMQKHGVYVTAFSFPVVPRGEARIRVQLSAAHTEDQVRRCVAAFVAGRQAARG, from the coding sequence ATGTATCAGAACTTCAGGAACCATCTCACCGCGGAGCTCGACGGGATCGAGCAGGCCGGGCTGACCAAGCGCGAGCGCGGCATCCGCGGCCCGCAGAAGGCCGAGATCGTGGCGGACGGCGCGGAGGTGCTCAACTTCTGCGCCAACAACTACCTCGGGCTCGCCGACGACCCGCGGCTGCTCGACGCCGCCCGCGGGGCGCTCGACACCTGGGGCTACGGGATGGCCAGCGTGCGCTTCATCTGCGGCACCCAGGAGCAGCACCTCGAGCTCGAGCGGCGGCTCTCGGACTTCCTCGGCACCGACGACACGATCCTCTACTCGTCCTGCTTCGACGCCAACGGCGGTGTCTTCGAGACGCTCTTCGGGCCCGAGGACGCGATCATCTCCGACGCCCTCAACCACGCCTCGATCATCGACGGCATCCGGCTCTCCAAGGCCCGCCGGCTGCGCTACGCCAACCGGGACATGGCGGACCTGGAGGAGCAGCTGAAGGCCGCCGCCGACGCGCGCTTCCGGGTCGTCGTCACCGACGGCGTCTTCTCGATGGACGGCTATCTCGCGCCGCTGCGGGAGATCTGCGACCTCGCCGAGAGGTACGACGCGCTGGTGTTCGTCGACGACTCCCACGCCGTCGGCTTCATCGGCGCCGGCGGCCGCGGCACCCCGGAGCTGTGCGGCGTGGCCGACCGGGTCGACATCTACACCGGCACCTTCGGCAAGGCGCTCGGCGGCGCGTCCGGCGGGTACGTCGCCTCGCACCGCGAGATCGTCGCGCTGCTGCGCCAGCGCTCGCGGCCCTACCTGTTCTCCAACACCCTCGCTCCGGCCATCGTCGCCGGCACGCTGCGGGCACTCGACCTGGTCGAGGGCTCCGGCGAGCTGCGCGAGCGGCTGCGGGCCAACGCCCGACTGTTCCGGGAGCTGATGGCGGCCGAGGGCTTCGACCTGCTGCCCGGCGAGCACCCGATCGTGCCGGTCATGTTCGGCGATGCCGCGCTGACCGCCCGGATCGCCGACGAGATGCAGAAGCACGGCGTCTACGTCACCGCGTTCAGCTTCCCTGTCGTGCCGCGCGGGGAGGCGCGGATCCGGGTCCAGCTCTCCGCCGCCCACACCGAGGACCAGGTGCGCCGCTGTGTGGCCGCGTTCGTCGCCGGACGACAGGCCGCCCGGGGCTGA
- a CDS encoding DUF6421 family protein, whose translation MTDVLSLADRNDSRGAPVVAQPAWRSLKAAVEEIRTWQRADGSVDLDAAGAPPRASVAAAVSAIAAAVEELSPLLPHDTDYHRALVADLRRWADAGFGVPDFLDSLLAFEPARERTDGRQHLVVFPMYTQNGNPDRNLEAVVFRMVWPDWLAELEATRYDNPLFCGITFEDFTSGYDTNSAVLFPETVAVREVPERFSWGAIFCDREAARFRRVSRAAVELLGVDLPDEVRGLMDDQLRSQDAFVLWDLIHDRAHSHGDLPFDPFMIKQRQPFWMYGLEELRCDLTAFKAAVELQSEGVAQAIDVQHAILLDRMFRFPVTGERSRNYDGLGGQLLFAYLHRDDAIRWTDNTLRIDWQLAREATGALCTEIEQLYRDGIDRPKLVHWQAGYALVSRYLAPHPASKWARGAEALDLTKQPRELVDDVLPDEFPLSMFFEALAKKLKNVIAETRGIRAAA comes from the coding sequence ATGACGGACGTTCTTTCTCTCGCAGACCGCAACGACTCCCGCGGCGCCCCCGTCGTGGCGCAGCCGGCCTGGCGCAGCCTGAAGGCCGCCGTCGAGGAGATCCGCACCTGGCAGCGCGCCGACGGCTCCGTCGATCTGGACGCGGCCGGTGCGCCCCCGCGTGCGAGCGTCGCGGCCGCGGTGAGCGCCATCGCGGCCGCCGTCGAGGAGCTGTCCCCGCTGCTGCCGCACGACACCGACTACCACCGCGCGCTGGTCGCCGACCTCCGCCGCTGGGCCGACGCCGGCTTCGGCGTACCGGACTTCCTGGACTCGCTGTTGGCGTTCGAGCCGGCGCGTGAGCGCACCGACGGCCGCCAGCACCTCGTGGTCTTCCCGATGTACACCCAGAACGGCAACCCCGACCGCAACCTGGAGGCCGTCGTCTTCCGGATGGTCTGGCCCGACTGGCTGGCCGAGCTCGAGGCGACCCGCTACGACAACCCGCTGTTCTGCGGCATCACGTTCGAGGACTTCACCAGCGGCTACGACACCAACTCGGCCGTGCTCTTCCCCGAGACCGTCGCGGTGCGCGAGGTGCCCGAGCGGTTCAGCTGGGGCGCGATCTTCTGTGACCGCGAGGCCGCCCGCTTCCGCCGGGTCAGCCGGGCCGCGGTCGAGCTGCTCGGTGTCGACCTGCCCGACGAGGTCCGTGGCCTGATGGACGACCAGCTGCGCAGCCAGGACGCGTTCGTGCTCTGGGACCTGATCCATGACCGCGCGCACAGTCACGGCGACCTGCCCTTCGACCCGTTCATGATCAAGCAGCGCCAGCCGTTCTGGATGTACGGCCTCGAGGAGCTGCGCTGCGACCTGACCGCCTTCAAGGCCGCGGTCGAGCTCCAGTCCGAGGGCGTCGCACAGGCGATCGACGTCCAGCACGCGATCCTGCTCGACCGGATGTTCCGCTTCCCGGTCACCGGCGAGCGCAGCCGCAACTACGACGGCCTCGGCGGCCAGCTGCTCTTCGCGTACCTGCACCGCGATGACGCGATCCGCTGGACCGACAACACGCTGCGGATCGACTGGCAGCTGGCTCGGGAGGCGACCGGTGCGTTGTGCACCGAGATCGAGCAGCTCTACCGCGACGGGATCGACCGGCCCAAGCTGGTGCACTGGCAGGCCGGCTACGCCCTGGTCAGCCGCTATCTCGCCCCGCACCCCGCCTCGAAGTGGGCACGCGGCGCCGAGGCCCTCGACCTCACCAAGCAGCCCCGCGAGCTCGTCGACGATGTGCTCCCCGACGAGTTTCCGTTGAGTATGTTCTTCGAGGCGCTGGCGAAGAAGCTCAAGAACGTCATCGCGGAGACCCGCGGCATCCGTGCCGCAGCCTGA
- a CDS encoding low specificity L-threonine aldolase: protein MADTAAQRRHDPDARQFASDNYAGVHPEVMAALALANGGHQVSYGEDAYTEHLQDLMAGLFGAGVEAYPVFNGTGANVIGLQALTDRWGAVICAEGAHINVDEGGAPERMGGLKLHTVATPDGKLTPALVDKHAWGFEDEHRAMPQVVSITQSTEVGTRYTPDEVRALAEHTHELGMRLHMDGARLANAAAALGVPVREFTSDAGVDVLSFGATKNGALGGEAVVVLDPAGVSHLKHLRKLSMQLASKMRFVSVQFEALLADGLWLRLADHANAMAQRLAVGVREIDGVEILYPVEANGVFARLPHDVSRRLMKRHRFYFWDEAAGDVRWMCAFDTTEEDVDAFLAALREEMGR from the coding sequence GTGGCCGACACCGCAGCACAGCGCCGGCACGACCCCGACGCACGCCAGTTCGCCAGCGACAACTACGCGGGCGTCCACCCCGAGGTGATGGCGGCGCTCGCGCTCGCCAACGGCGGCCACCAGGTGTCGTACGGCGAGGACGCCTACACCGAGCATCTCCAGGACCTGATGGCCGGACTCTTCGGCGCGGGCGTCGAGGCCTATCCGGTCTTCAACGGCACCGGTGCCAACGTCATCGGCCTGCAGGCGCTCACCGACCGCTGGGGCGCCGTGATCTGCGCCGAGGGCGCCCACATCAACGTCGACGAGGGCGGCGCCCCGGAGCGGATGGGCGGGCTCAAGCTGCACACCGTCGCGACGCCCGACGGCAAGCTCACCCCCGCACTGGTCGACAAGCACGCGTGGGGCTTCGAGGACGAGCACCGCGCGATGCCGCAGGTCGTCTCGATCACCCAGTCCACCGAGGTCGGCACCCGGTACACCCCGGACGAGGTCCGCGCCCTCGCCGAGCACACCCACGAGCTCGGCATGCGGCTGCACATGGACGGCGCCCGGCTGGCCAACGCCGCCGCCGCGCTCGGCGTACCCGTCCGGGAGTTCACCTCCGACGCCGGTGTCGACGTGCTCTCCTTCGGGGCGACCAAGAACGGCGCCCTCGGTGGCGAGGCCGTCGTGGTCCTCGACCCCGCCGGCGTCAGCCACCTCAAGCACCTGCGCAAGCTCTCGATGCAGCTGGCCAGCAAGATGCGCTTCGTCTCGGTCCAGTTCGAGGCGCTGCTGGCCGACGGGCTGTGGCTGCGACTCGCCGACCACGCCAACGCGATGGCGCAGCGGCTCGCCGTCGGCGTCCGCGAGATCGACGGCGTCGAGATCCTGTACCCCGTCGAGGCCAACGGCGTCTTCGCCCGGCTGCCCCACGACGTCAGCCGGCGGCTGATGAAGCGGCATCGCTTCTACTTCTGGGACGAGGCCGCCGGTGACGTGCGCTGGATGTGCGCGTTCGACACCACGGAGGAGGACGTCGACGCCTTCCTCGCCGCGCTGCGCGAGGAGATGGGCCGCTAG
- a CDS encoding HNH endonuclease, which produces MDLATDARSTASLLSGLRAEVEGREASLVREWSGIVEWASEHVIAGSEGVATITEGYLDTGVPIAGPGAPLVSEFGLMELVAVLGRSPDGGRAYVGRVIECAWRLPHVYNAVTSGRLAPWRAERIADLTRPLSAEAAAFVDRQLWDASGVGWAQLERLVAEAIVRFDPEKAETERQAAADGRHFDISDTDEHGLVHLDGLLDAADGHDLNLAVARRAEVLGRLGDDSSLDVRRSKAAAELARQDLALDLLIPEPDTGEIVDTVPGRKVVLNVHVTDTTLTGQNPFANPVGRWEEGRCPITSAQIREWLQSKNTTIIVRPVIDLADHVPVGSYEIPDRHRTRVVLRDQTCRFPHCTRPAQACDVDHARPYGEGGPTCPCNEVALCRRHHRAKTHSTWRYDIPMAATYVWTSPNGHRFRVDHRGTHPIRTIQTTSPPDE; this is translated from the coding sequence ATGGATCTCGCCACCGACGCCCGTTCGACAGCCTCGCTGCTGTCCGGGCTGCGCGCCGAGGTCGAAGGTCGGGAAGCCTCCCTGGTCCGTGAGTGGTCCGGCATCGTCGAATGGGCCAGTGAGCATGTGATCGCTGGTTCCGAGGGGGTCGCGACCATCACCGAGGGCTACCTCGACACCGGCGTCCCGATCGCCGGGCCCGGTGCACCGTTGGTGTCGGAGTTCGGGTTGATGGAGCTGGTCGCGGTCCTCGGACGCTCCCCGGACGGTGGTCGGGCGTATGTCGGGCGGGTGATCGAGTGCGCCTGGCGACTCCCCCACGTCTACAACGCCGTCACCTCGGGCCGGTTGGCGCCGTGGCGGGCCGAACGGATCGCCGACCTCACCCGTCCCCTCTCGGCTGAGGCAGCGGCGTTCGTGGACCGGCAGCTCTGGGATGCCTCCGGCGTCGGCTGGGCCCAACTCGAACGCCTCGTCGCCGAAGCGATCGTGCGGTTCGACCCGGAGAAGGCGGAGACCGAACGGCAGGCCGCTGCTGATGGTCGGCACTTCGACATCAGCGACACCGACGAGCACGGCCTGGTCCACCTCGACGGCCTCCTCGACGCCGCCGACGGACACGACCTGAACCTCGCCGTCGCCCGACGCGCGGAGGTCCTGGGCCGACTCGGTGATGACAGTTCTCTGGATGTGCGGCGGTCGAAGGCCGCCGCCGAGCTCGCGAGGCAGGACCTCGCCCTCGACCTGCTGATCCCCGAACCCGACACCGGAGAGATCGTGGACACGGTCCCTGGTCGCAAGGTGGTCCTCAACGTCCACGTCACCGACACCACTTTGACCGGCCAGAACCCGTTCGCGAACCCGGTCGGCCGGTGGGAGGAGGGCCGCTGTCCGATCACCTCCGCGCAGATCCGGGAATGGCTGCAGTCCAAGAACACGACCATCATCGTGCGTCCGGTGATCGACCTGGCCGACCATGTCCCCGTCGGGTCCTATGAGATCCCCGACCGCCATCGCACCCGGGTGGTGCTGCGGGACCAGACGTGTCGGTTCCCGCACTGCACGAGACCGGCCCAAGCCTGCGATGTCGATCATGCCCGTCCGTATGGCGAGGGTGGTCCCACGTGTCCGTGCAACGAGGTCGCGTTGTGCCGGCGGCACCATCGTGCGAAGACCCACTCGACCTGGCGTTACGACATCCCGATGGCGGCGACCTATGTGTGGACCAGCCCCAACGGGCACCGGTTCCGGGTCGACCACCGCGGCACCCACCCCATCAGAACCATCCAGACCACCTCGCCACCCGACGAGTAG
- the mshB gene encoding N-acetyl-1-D-myo-inositol-2-amino-2-deoxy-alpha-D-glucopyranoside deacetylase: MTATAAHRLLLVHAHPDDESIGQGATMAKYVAEGRGVTLVTCTAGEMGEILVPELEHLAADKEDGLGEHRRGELAAAMKALGVTDHRFLGGFGTYRDSGMKWHEDGHAVAGDTIHENAFWNADLTEAADHLVAVIREVRPQVLVTYDEFGGYGHPDHIQAHRVAMYAAQLAAVPSYRRDLGEPVEIAKIYWGAISESRIREGLRRIREAGDTTTFEGMDPDGDLPPMFRPDEDISCEVDASAHVEQKLDALRAHATQITTDGPFFALSNNQGAQAFGREQYRLVKGTAGPLDPETGWESDLFAGVPER; this comes from the coding sequence ATGACCGCAACTGCCGCCCACCGGCTGCTCCTCGTGCACGCCCACCCCGACGACGAGTCGATCGGCCAGGGCGCCACCATGGCGAAGTACGTCGCGGAGGGCCGGGGCGTCACGCTCGTCACCTGTACGGCGGGGGAGATGGGCGAGATCCTGGTGCCCGAGCTCGAGCACCTCGCCGCCGACAAGGAGGACGGGCTCGGGGAGCACCGGCGCGGCGAGTTGGCTGCCGCGATGAAGGCGCTCGGCGTCACCGACCACCGGTTCCTGGGCGGCTTCGGCACCTACCGCGACTCCGGCATGAAGTGGCACGAGGACGGCCACGCGGTCGCGGGCGACACCATCCACGAGAACGCCTTCTGGAACGCCGACCTCACCGAGGCCGCCGACCACCTGGTCGCCGTCATCCGCGAGGTGCGCCCGCAGGTGCTGGTGACCTACGACGAGTTCGGCGGCTACGGCCACCCGGACCACATCCAGGCCCACCGGGTCGCGATGTACGCCGCCCAGCTGGCCGCCGTGCCGTCGTACCGGCGCGACCTCGGCGAGCCCGTCGAGATCGCCAAGATCTACTGGGGTGCCATCTCGGAGAGCCGGATCCGCGAGGGGCTGCGCCGGATCCGCGAGGCGGGTGACACGACGACCTTCGAGGGGATGGACCCCGACGGCGACCTGCCGCCGATGTTCCGCCCCGACGAGGACATCTCCTGCGAGGTCGACGCCAGCGCCCACGTCGAGCAGAAGCTCGACGCGCTGCGCGCGCACGCCACCCAGATCACCACCGACGGCCCGTTCTTCGCGCTCTCCAACAACCAGGGGGCGCAGGCGTTCGGGCGCGAGCAGTACCGGCTGGTCAAGGGCACCGCCGGGCCGCTCGACCCCGAGACCGGCTGGGAGAGCGACCTCTTCGCCGGCGTACCGGAGCGGTGA
- a CDS encoding VanW family protein, which yields MTFWDSDTGGGTGADPGGKAERPGGRLVVLVIVLLVLLAGGGYVAAHAVAGDKVPTGTTISGVAVGGLTRDAAIDKLEETFGPRAQRPITVSVGHQGQTGKANDAEVEPGDIGLAIDYAASVDAAGAGDSWSPARQWEYFTGGDDVDAVVDVDERLLDEQLTELSEGLGTPPQDGTVTFTANGVQTTQPQAGQAVDRDQARAAITDAFLAGETAVELEVAPAQPDIDAADVAAALDAFANPAMANAVTLQFGENDVKLTPRRFAPVLSMKPENGALVPAVDEAALAELVKGATASGQPVDATVKLNKKGRPKVVPAKPGVSFDSGEAAQVFLGLLTAPEGSRSGPVTAQVVDAAFTTQDAENLKIVEKVSEFSTYYPHADYRNINIGRAAELIDGTVLKPGEEFSLNGIVGERTAANGFTEGYIISNGILRKDLGGGVSQMATTAFNAMFFAGLKDIQHKPHSFYIDRYPVGREATVAWPTVDLRFQNDTEYGVLVRAWVVPSTWSRQGKVTVQMWSTKIWDIDSTTSNRYAQVPPATRTLTTADCEPHTGWSGFQVDVTRIFRKKGESAVDHTEKFHTVYTPSDTVKCEKPKPPAEGNPDPGD from the coding sequence GTGACCTTCTGGGACTCTGACACGGGCGGGGGCACGGGTGCGGACCCGGGCGGCAAGGCCGAGCGCCCCGGCGGCAGGCTCGTCGTCCTCGTCATCGTCCTGCTCGTGCTGCTCGCCGGAGGCGGGTACGTCGCCGCGCACGCGGTGGCGGGCGACAAGGTGCCGACCGGCACCACCATCTCCGGTGTGGCGGTCGGCGGGCTGACCCGCGACGCGGCGATCGACAAGCTCGAGGAGACCTTCGGGCCCCGGGCCCAGCGCCCGATCACCGTCAGCGTCGGGCATCAGGGACAGACCGGCAAGGCCAACGACGCCGAGGTCGAGCCCGGGGACATCGGCCTCGCCATCGACTACGCCGCGTCGGTGGACGCGGCCGGGGCCGGCGACTCGTGGAGCCCGGCCCGCCAGTGGGAGTACTTCACCGGCGGCGACGACGTCGACGCGGTCGTGGACGTCGACGAGCGACTGCTCGACGAGCAGCTCACCGAGCTCTCCGAGGGGCTCGGTACCCCTCCGCAGGACGGCACCGTCACCTTCACCGCCAACGGTGTGCAGACCACCCAGCCGCAGGCCGGACAGGCGGTCGACCGCGACCAGGCCCGCGCCGCGATCACCGACGCCTTCCTCGCGGGCGAGACGGCCGTCGAGCTCGAGGTCGCGCCGGCCCAGCCCGACATCGACGCCGCCGACGTCGCCGCGGCGCTCGACGCCTTCGCGAACCCGGCGATGGCGAACGCCGTGACCCTCCAGTTCGGCGAGAACGACGTCAAGCTCACGCCCCGCCGGTTCGCTCCGGTGCTCTCGATGAAGCCCGAGAACGGCGCGCTGGTCCCGGCCGTCGACGAGGCTGCCCTCGCCGAGCTGGTCAAGGGCGCCACCGCCAGCGGACAGCCGGTCGACGCGACGGTGAAGCTGAACAAGAAGGGCAGGCCGAAGGTCGTCCCGGCCAAGCCCGGTGTCAGCTTCGACTCCGGCGAGGCCGCCCAGGTCTTCCTCGGGCTGCTGACCGCGCCGGAGGGCTCCCGCAGCGGTCCGGTCACCGCGCAGGTCGTCGACGCGGCCTTCACGACCCAGGACGCCGAGAACCTCAAGATCGTCGAGAAGGTGTCGGAGTTCTCGACCTACTACCCGCACGCCGACTATCGCAATATCAACATCGGCCGCGCCGCCGAGCTGATCGACGGCACGGTGCTCAAGCCCGGCGAGGAGTTCTCCCTCAACGGCATCGTCGGCGAGCGCACCGCGGCGAACGGCTTCACCGAGGGCTACATCATCAGCAACGGCATCCTGCGCAAGGACCTCGGCGGCGGCGTCTCGCAGATGGCCACCACCGCCTTCAACGCGATGTTCTTCGCGGGACTCAAGGACATCCAGCACAAGCCGCACTCCTTCTACATCGACCGCTACCCGGTCGGCCGCGAGGCCACCGTCGCCTGGCCGACCGTCGACCTGCGCTTCCAGAACGACACCGAGTACGGCGTCCTCGTCCGCGCCTGGGTGGTCCCCAGCACCTGGTCGCGCCAGGGCAAGGTGACCGTGCAGATGTGGTCCACCAAGATCTGGGACATCGACTCCACGACGTCGAACCGCTACGCCCAGGTGCCGCCGGCGACCCGCACCCTGACCACCGCCGACTGCGAGCCGCACACGGGCTGGTCCGGCTTCCAGGTCGACGTCACGCGGATCTTCCGCAAGAAGGGCGAGTCGGCCGTCGACCACACCGAGAAGTTCCACACCGTCTACACGCCGTCGGACACGGTGAAGTGCGAGAAGCCGAAACCGCCGGCCGAGGGGAACCCCGACCCGGGCGACTGA
- a CDS encoding OB-fold domain-containing protein has translation MTPVIEGWFTTGAEPRLLASRCTRCSNVVFPPVSSDAGAAAFYCRNPACDGQEHDSVELSRRGRVWSYTDAQYQPPAPYLPASDPFRPFALAAVELPEGLVVLGQVADGFGVGDLRVGAEVELVVETLNVDETGERTIYRWRPVAGQEATA, from the coding sequence ATGACCCCCGTGATCGAAGGCTGGTTCACCACCGGCGCCGAGCCCCGGCTGCTCGCCTCCCGGTGCACCCGGTGCAGCAACGTGGTGTTCCCGCCGGTGTCCTCCGACGCCGGTGCTGCCGCCTTCTACTGCCGCAATCCCGCCTGCGACGGCCAGGAGCACGACAGCGTCGAGCTCTCCCGCCGCGGTCGGGTGTGGTCCTACACCGACGCGCAGTACCAGCCGCCCGCGCCGTACCTCCCGGCCTCCGACCCGTTCCGGCCGTTCGCGCTGGCCGCGGTCGAGCTGCCCGAGGGGCTCGTGGTGCTCGGCCAGGTCGCCGACGGCTTCGGGGTGGGCGACCTGAGGGTCGGTGCCGAGGTCGAGCTGGTCGTCGAGACGCTCAACGTCGACGAGACCGGGGAGCGCACGATCTACCGCTGGAGGCCGGTCGCCGGACAGGAGGCGACGGCATGA
- a CDS encoding lipid-transfer protein, whose translation MSVVIAGAGMHPWGKWGRDFTEYGVHAAREALADAGVAWADVDLVVGGETVRNGYAGYVAGSTFAQALGWNGARIATSYAACATGAQAIDTARARILAGMSEVALVVGADTTPKGFLAPNAGERWNDPDWLRFRLLGMTNPAYFALYARRRMDLYGATSEDFAQVKVKNARHGLENPYARFRKESSVEEVLASPMVSDPLHLLDICATSDGAAAVVLTSADYARRHGITAPVTVAAVSTVTPTFPNTVIDMPLLSTDSSAVTGVPERTFKEAIGRAAYEEAGIDPSDVDVAEVYDLSTALELDWIEDLQLCKRGEAEALLRAGDTTLGGRIPVNPSGGLACFGEAVPAQAIAQVCELTWQLQGRAEGRQVEGAKVGITANQGLFGHGSSVVLTR comes from the coding sequence ATGAGCGTCGTGATCGCGGGTGCGGGCATGCACCCCTGGGGCAAGTGGGGCCGCGACTTCACCGAGTACGGCGTGCACGCCGCCCGGGAGGCCCTCGCCGACGCCGGCGTCGCCTGGGCCGATGTCGACCTGGTCGTCGGCGGCGAGACGGTCCGCAACGGGTACGCCGGCTATGTGGCCGGCTCCACCTTCGCCCAGGCCCTCGGCTGGAACGGCGCGCGGATCGCGACGTCGTACGCCGCCTGCGCGACCGGCGCCCAGGCCATCGACACCGCGCGGGCCCGGATCCTCGCCGGGATGAGCGAGGTGGCGCTGGTGGTCGGCGCCGACACCACCCCCAAGGGCTTCCTCGCCCCCAACGCCGGCGAGCGCTGGAACGACCCCGACTGGCTGCGGTTCCGGCTGCTCGGGATGACCAACCCGGCCTACTTCGCGCTCTACGCGCGCCGGCGGATGGACCTCTACGGCGCGACCTCGGAGGACTTCGCGCAGGTCAAGGTCAAGAACGCGCGGCACGGGCTGGAGAACCCCTACGCACGCTTCCGCAAGGAGTCGTCGGTCGAGGAGGTCCTCGCCTCGCCGATGGTCTCCGACCCACTGCACCTGCTCGACATCTGCGCGACCTCCGACGGTGCGGCCGCGGTCGTGCTGACCAGCGCCGACTACGCGCGGCGGCACGGCATCACGGCGCCGGTGACGGTCGCCGCGGTCTCGACGGTCACGCCGACCTTCCCGAACACCGTGATCGACATGCCGCTGCTCTCGACCGACTCGTCGGCGGTCACCGGAGTGCCGGAGCGGACCTTCAAGGAGGCGATCGGCCGAGCGGCGTACGAGGAGGCGGGCATCGACCCCTCCGACGTCGACGTCGCCGAGGTCTACGACCTCTCGACGGCGCTCGAGCTGGACTGGATCGAGGACCTGCAGCTGTGCAAGCGCGGTGAGGCCGAGGCCCTGCTCCGCGCCGGTGACACCACCCTCGGCGGCCGGATCCCGGTCAACCCGTCCGGCGGCCTCGCCTGCTTCGGCGAGGCCGTCCCCGCCCAGGCCATCGCCCAGGTCTGCGAGCTCACCTGGCAGCTCCAGGGCCGGGCGGAGGGCCGGCAGGTCGAGGGCGCGAAGGTCGGCATCACCGCCAACCAGGGGCTCTTCGGCCACGGCTCCTCGGTCGTGCTGACGCGCTGA
- a CDS encoding putative Ig domain-containing protein, which translates to MDLLLPRRRRSWLARIGISSVPATVLMTALLTVLATLAVVGVTSPATAAAPGNMRAPFANGESWFVYQGYRSGTHASGYALDLTRSTSKTSTSGAGVIAPLSGTVSYWQVSHGNLCVNISGGRSYTLTHINASKTSGTITAGQKVGTVAAAGAVNNNGVAHLHFGIWSKPNCPWSQPQYELPFDSVNKTRICGAPDMKASGPSGTGGWSNGTWSGTTIKADTCGAAAVKPRFTAAAPPTRLTYGVAYSYAFKASGTPAPTFSKASGTLPGGLTLSSKGVLSGTPNKPGSYAFVVRASNSAGSVDTAKLTLQVPVPVVSSTSLPVITGSPQVGQKLSNDGGRWSPADATRTFQWLADGKPITGATAASYTPVAADVGRRLAVRVTAAKKDHTSATATSAPTGAVLAAPACLTAQSASAGAATALATAEARVAKLKKALKKARAAHRAAQARQLAKRLKKAKAAARAAAAAAASAQSDVAASCR; encoded by the coding sequence ATGGACCTGCTTCTTCCACGCCGACGCCGCTCCTGGCTCGCCAGGATCGGGATCTCGTCCGTGCCGGCGACGGTGCTGATGACGGCGCTGTTGACGGTGCTGGCGACGCTGGCCGTCGTCGGAGTCACCTCGCCCGCGACGGCCGCCGCGCCCGGCAACATGAGGGCCCCGTTCGCGAACGGGGAGAGCTGGTTCGTCTACCAGGGCTACCGGTCCGGCACGCATGCCAGTGGCTACGCGCTCGACCTGACGCGGAGCACGAGCAAGACCTCGACGTCCGGCGCGGGGGTGATCGCGCCGCTCTCGGGAACCGTCTCCTACTGGCAGGTCAGCCACGGCAACCTCTGCGTCAACATCAGCGGCGGTCGCAGCTACACGCTGACCCACATCAACGCCTCGAAGACCTCGGGCACGATCACCGCTGGTCAGAAGGTCGGCACGGTGGCGGCCGCGGGCGCGGTGAACAACAACGGCGTGGCCCACCTCCATTTCGGGATCTGGAGCAAGCCCAACTGCCCCTGGAGCCAGCCGCAGTACGAGCTCCCGTTCGACTCGGTCAACAAGACCCGGATCTGCGGCGCGCCGGACATGAAGGCCAGCGGACCGAGCGGCACCGGCGGGTGGAGCAACGGCACCTGGAGCGGCACCACCATCAAGGCCGACACCTGCGGCGCGGCCGCCGTCAAGCCGAGGTTCACCGCGGCGGCCCCGCCGACGCGGCTGACCTACGGTGTGGCCTACAGCTACGCCTTCAAGGCGTCGGGGACGCCGGCGCCCACCTTCAGCAAGGCGAGCGGGACGCTGCCCGGTGGTCTGACGCTGAGCTCGAAGGGCGTCCTCTCCGGGACTCCGAACAAGCCCGGCAGCTATGCGTTCGTGGTGCGCGCCAGCAACTCGGCGGGCTCGGTCGACACGGCCAAGCTCACCCTGCAGGTCCCCGTGCCGGTGGTGTCCAGCACGTCCCTGCCCGTCATCACGGGCAGCCCGCAGGTCGGCCAGAAGCTGTCCAACGACGGTGGCCGGTGGAGCCCGGCCGACGCCACCCGGACCTTCCAGTGGCTCGCCGACGGCAAGCCGATCACCGGGGCCACCGCGGCGTCGTACACGCCCGTCGCCGCGGACGTGGGCCGGCGGCTGGCGGTGCGGGTCACGGCTGCGAAGAAGGACCACACCAGCGCGACCGCGACCTCCGCCCCGACGGGCGCGGTACTCGCCGCGCCGGCCTGCCTCACCGCGCAGTCGGCGAGCGCCGGCGCGGCGACCGCGCTGGCGACGGCCGAGGCGAGGGTCGCGAAGCTGAAGAAGGCGCTGAAGAAGGCCCGCGCCGCCCATCGCGCGGCCCAGGCGCGCCAGCTCGCCAAGCGGCTCAAGAAGGCGAAGGCCGCCGCCAGGGCGGCCGCCGCCGCGGCGGCGAGCGCCCAGAGCGACGTCGCGGCCTCCTGCCGCTAG